A genomic segment from Acidimicrobiales bacterium encodes:
- a CDS encoding phosphotransferase family protein, translating to MEGIDGPKVSAWLEENVDGARGPFEFELIAGGRSNLTFRVTGSDGTRYALRRPPVSHVLPTAHDMGREHRIISALGPTPVPVAPALGFCGDESVNGRPFYIMGYVDGHIIRDRAQAESALDDRGRRTASEDLIDVLVAIHAADVDAVGLGDLGRREGYIERQLKRWYSQFRASIDGRDRKVPVVDEVHELLAARVPEQGRPALVHGDYRLDNTMLGPDGKLRAVLDWELCTLGDPLADLGLLNVYWAESQDQTVALAGVAATATPGFLSRDEINRRYASRSGRDVSELPFYVAFGYWKLACIVEGVAARYEGGAMGGDRGSGSDSMGQQVESLAEMARRAVSQL from the coding sequence ATGGAAGGGATCGACGGGCCCAAGGTCAGCGCCTGGTTGGAGGAGAACGTGGACGGGGCGCGAGGCCCGTTCGAGTTCGAGCTCATCGCCGGCGGGCGGTCGAACCTCACGTTCCGGGTCACGGGATCCGACGGCACCCGCTACGCCCTGCGCCGGCCCCCGGTGAGCCACGTCCTGCCCACCGCCCACGACATGGGCCGCGAGCACCGGATCATCTCGGCCCTCGGCCCCACCCCCGTGCCGGTGGCGCCCGCCCTCGGGTTCTGCGGCGACGAGTCGGTCAACGGCCGGCCCTTCTACATCATGGGCTACGTCGACGGGCACATCATCCGGGACCGCGCCCAGGCCGAGTCCGCCCTCGACGACCGGGGCCGGCGCACCGCCAGCGAGGACCTCATCGACGTCCTCGTGGCCATCCACGCCGCCGACGTCGACGCCGTCGGCCTCGGGGATCTGGGCCGGCGCGAGGGCTACATCGAGCGGCAGCTGAAGCGGTGGTACAGCCAGTTCCGCGCATCGATCGACGGGCGGGACCGGAAGGTCCCCGTGGTCGACGAGGTCCACGAGCTGCTGGCGGCGCGGGTCCCGGAGCAGGGTCGGCCCGCCCTGGTGCACGGGGACTACCGCCTCGACAACACCATGCTCGGGCCCGATGGAAAGCTGCGCGCCGTACTCGACTGGGAGCTGTGCACCCTCGGTGACCCTCTCGCCGACCTCGGCCTCCTGAACGTGTACTGGGCCGAGAGCCAGGACCAGACGGTGGCGCTGGCGGGGGTGGCCGCCACCGCCACGCCGGGCTTCCTGTCGCGCGACGAGATCAACCGGCGCTACGCGTCCCGGTCGGGGCGGGACGTCTCGGAGCTGCCGTTCTACGTCGCCTTCGGGTACTGGAAGCTGGCCTGCATCGTCGAGGGGGTCGCGGCCCGGTACGAGGGCGGCGCCATGGGCGGGGACCGGGGCTCGGGTTCGGACAGCATGGGTCAGCAGGTGGAGTCGCTGGCGGAGATGGCGCGCCGCGCCGTATCCCAGCTGTGA